A window of Streptomyces sp. NBC_01689 genomic DNA:
CGTCCAATTGGACTGGTTCGCTCGAAATTGGTTTCCCCGGTCGGACTGATCCCTTAACCCGTCGTCAGTGACGACCAGGGTTTGACTGGAACTGGTTTGCTTGTCAGCCGAAAGAGGTACGGTCGCCGTGTGGACGAGGGACAGAGCACCGAAGGGGGCGGCAAGGAGTTCTGGCGTGTCCTGGAGGAGTTGCGCGCCCGCCTGGCCAACGGCGCCTACCCGCTGGGCAGCTCACTGCCGGCCCAGCGAACCCTCGCCGACGAGCTGGGAGTCTCGCGGGACACTGTCCAACGAGCTCTGAGGGCGCTGGCGGGCGAGGGCTGGATCGAGTCCCGGCAGGGCAGCGGGTCACGCGTGGTCAAGAGCCCCACACAACTCGGCACCCAGCAGCAGGAGGTGCCCCGGGTGCGCGCGACCCTGGGTACGTTCGTCGCCCGCGCCTTCGCACAACCGGTCGTCCAATTGGACGTGTTCACCCTCACCTCCGAATCCCTGGACGCCCACATCCGGCTGCAGGCCGAGCGCGTCCGTCTGGGGGAGGTCCGCCCCGAGCGCATCGAGTTGCGCATGCTGTTGCCCGACACGTCACTGACGCTCCCCTACCCCCGCGCGAAGCAACTCGTGAGTGAGGGGGAGGCGCGGCCGGACGACGGGGCCGGGTCCGAGCCCGGGCACGGGCACGGGCAAGTCGCCCAGTTGAACGGCACACTGCATGATCGCCTGAACGACATCACCCGGCGGCACTCGATCTCGCTGCGTTCGGCGCTGCGGGACCTGAAGACGGAGAAACTGGTGCCCTCCGTGCAGGTGGAGGTCCGGTACGTGCCGCTCACGCCCGCGTTCAAGCTGTACCTGCGCCCAGGCGTGGAGGCCTTGTTCGGACCGTACGAGGTGGTGGAACGCTCGATCCTGATGGACGACGAGACCGAGGTCGACGCCATCGACGTGCTGGGCCTCGGATCGACGCTCACCCGTCACGTCAACGACGAGGGAGATCCGGACTCCTCCGGCTCGGTGTTCGTGGAGAGCATGCGCGCCTGGTTCGACTCCTGCTGGAATCTCCTCGCGCGGCCGTCCTGAGACAAGACCGGGTCCACCGGTTCTCCGGCGGCTTCTCCACCGGCGTGGTGTCCACTGGAAGCTTAGAACTCTTCCTCGAGTCGGGGGCGAATCCGCCTCAGCACCCTCGGCCGGGCACTACTGTGTGTCCTCATCCTCGTCGCGGCGCATGAACATCGGCGACAACGCACAGCCATTCAGGAGTGACCCGTGGGCGTTCCGCTGATGTCCGGGCCGCCCGGTCCCCTGGCCCTGGAAGAGGCGTCGGACACGGCGTTCCGCGACTTCGTCCGCTACGCCAAGGCGTTCGGATCGTTCGGCCGGGGACACCACAACCTGAACTACATGGTGCGGCCGCTCACGGAGCGTGACTCCCGGCTGGTGGCGTGTGACGACGGCGCGCCGGTGACGGTGCGGGAACGTATCCCCTCCGCCCTACCCGTGGTCATCAGGACCTGGCAGGACGAGGCGGAGATCCTCAACACGATCTGGGACGTCCTGCCTCACGTTCCACGCTGCCTGGTCAAGCACCGCGATCTGACGATCCTCAGTTACGTGGAGGGCATGCCGCTGTCGCGCATCTGCCCGAACGGCAATCCCCTGGACTCCGGCCTGATCGTCGCCCTCGCGGATCTCCTTGCGGACCTGACACGGGTGCGCAGACAGCACCTCCCTCCGCTGCCGCCGTCCTGGCCCCACTCCAACCGTGACAGCAGTGCCTTCCTGCGGGTGCTGGCGTTCGCGGCGGAGGAGCAGATCAGGCAGCGCAACTGGGCCGAATTCGGCGGACTCTTCGCGATGCTCGGGATCCCCGAGGACGCGCTGGTGCGCTTCGCCGACCGGGTTCCCGCGCTCATCAGCCGCCCCTTCAGCCTCCTCCACACCGACCTGCACCGGGACAACGTCATCGTCTCGTACGACGGTGATCCGCCCCTGATCTGCGTCGACTGGGAGCTTGCGACCTACGGCGACCCCTTGCACGACCTCGCCACGCATCTGGTGCGGATGCGGTACCCCGAGTACCAGTGGCCCGAGGTGATCGAGGCGTGGCGTGAGGCGATGGGCCGTCGGCGTCCCGCGGCCGCGCACGGACTCGACCGCGATCTCCGGCACTACGTCGCCTTCGAACGTGCCCAGTCCGTCTACCCGGACGTGATCCGGGCCGCCATGTCGCTGGGAGTCTCCGTCAGTCAGCAGGAACTGGACGCCGCGACCGCCGCGGTGCACCGGGCCCTGCTGGCGGCCGAGGGACCGCTGCGGCTCGCGAGTGTGCCGGACGAGTCCGCGATCGAGCGCATTCTCTTCCGGTGGAACGAGTCGCGAGGAGGCCGGCACAAGAATCACCGGCCGCGTTCACGGATCGCCTGGACACCCGATCCCCGACTCACCTCGCCGACCCGGACGCTCACTGCGGCGGAAGTGAGCGAGGCGTTGTTCGAGGAGGGCGCGGCCTCGGCGGACCGGGTGTTCAAAGGGACGGCCCATCTCAACACGGCGGTACGGGTGTCGGGCGTGGACTTTCCCGTGATGGTCCGCCGGAAGATCGGCACGTCCGACGCCCGGGAGCGCAGATTTCTCAATGAGCACGCCGTCCTGGGCGCCATTGACCGGTCACACGTTCCCGTGCGCGCTCCGCGGGTGCTCGCCCTGGGCATGAGCGGCCTCAGCGAACAGTTCACCGTCCACTCGTACGAAGGGCCGGTGGACCCGTTCCGGCCACCGGACCACCCTACCGACGGGCTGCGCCCGTTCGAGGCGGACGACCTTGTGGACCAGCTCCACGCCCTGACCTTCGTCGACTGCGATGAACTGGACGCGGGCGCACAGGGGTTGGATTTCTATCGCGGCCTCCGCGACGAACTCGTCCGCATGGTGAACCAGCTCCCCAAGCCGACCCGGGACCTGACGCGGGAACTCGGGCTTCCCGACGGGTACCGGCTGGGCGAGATCTTCGATCGGCACAAGCTGGAGAAGCGTCGGCCCGTGCTGCTCCACGGCGATCTCAATCCGTGGAACCTGGTACGCGGTGAACGGGGCGGCCTGGTGCTCATCGACTGGGAGATGGCCGTCGTCGGCGACCCGCTGTACGACCTGGTCCGTCACATGCATCTGACGCCCACCCGGCCCGAGATCCGCGAGCGGCTGTTCGCCCGCTGGGCCCGTCTACTGCCGGAGAAATGCACCACGGGCTGGCAGGAGGACTGGCGTGTCTACCGGTGGATGGAGGTGGTCCGCTCGGCGTACGTGGATCTGGACCGCCTGGTGACGGGCGACAGCCTGGACGCCCCGAACGTCCGCCGGGCGGTCGACTCCTACGCGATGACCCTGGCCGAGGCCACCGCGGTGCTGGGACTGCCGGGCAAATTGACGGCGAACCCCTACCTTGCCCGTGCGCTGCCGCACCGACACCATGGAGTCCGACGGACAGCCGGGGTATCCGCGGATTTCTGACCGCCGCCGAGCTTCGGCATGGGGGAGGGGACTGCGGATGTCCGATGGGCCGGGGGGAACGGCCGACAGCGGCATGGGTGAACGCCTGAAGCGTTTCCAGGCCCGGTACGAGCCGATGTTCACACGCGTGTTGCTCCTGGCGATCTTCGTCACCGGGGTGACGGCCCAGTTCGTGAAGCCCGTCGGAGACGCTCTGCAGGACAAGACGTTCCTCGGCGGTGCGTTGCTCAGCCTGGTCGGCTACGTGCTCTACGACACGGTGAAGGACCTGGCCGCGTCGCTCCGCCTGCCGGTGCGGGCCCAGGTCGGCTCACCGGAGCTGGGCAGCTTCGTGAGCGAGGCCTTTCGCGCGCGCGATGTGGAGATCCGTTTCCTCGGCTACACGGGGGAGACGCTCTACAACGAGCTCTATCACCGGCTGGAAGGGCTGCTGGAGGACCCCGGACCGACCAGAAACGTCTCTGTGAGAGTACTGATCCCGGACTTCGGACAGCCGATGATCGTCCCGTCCAGGGTCGGCGAGGACGGCGTGACACCGGTGGACGACCCGGACTACCGGAAGCGTCTCGAATTGAAATGCCGGGAGTACGACCAGATGCTGTCGGGGATCGCGGAGCGCCTCACCACCGGGGGGCGGGTGATCGCGGAGTGCGAGTACCGGCTCTACCCGGGCATACCGAGGGACAAGATCTGCATCTTCAACCGGGAACAGGTGTTGCACGGCCTCTACGACGTGGCCTCCCGTACCGTGCAGCGCCGTTCGGATCCGGAATACTACGACCCCAAGGGTTACCGGACCGACCTCAACGTCTGGTCCAGGCAGGGAGGTGAGGACTCCAAGGCCGTCGTCTCCAGATGGAACAAGCATCTCGACGATCTGTGGAGGCTGGCGGCGAGGCCGTACTGGCGGCAACGGACCGCGGCCTGAAGGCCACGGAGCCGTCACCCGGGACCGACGGCACCGGATGACGACTCGTCGACGACATCCCGAGTCCTCGTTCCCTCACACCCTCAACATCACCTTCCCCACCAACCCCCGCCCCTCGATCGCCGCATGTGCCTCCGCGGCCCGTGCCAGGGGGAACACCCCGCCGATCACCGGTCGCAGTCTCCCCGTCGCGGCCGTCGTGTGGGCCTCGGACGTGAGGCGGTTGAGGTCCGCCGGATCGAACTGGACGTCCGCGATGCCGAAGAGTCCGATCGCGCGGCGGGCGGCGTCCTCCGTGTCGAGCGGGTGCGAAACCTCCCGACGCCGCTCCGTGCGCGGAGAAGCGGCCACCGTCGGCCGTGAGGGAGAGGGCGGCGGCGCCCAGGGCACCGCCCACCCCGTCCAGCACGACGTCCGCCCCCTCGATCTCCCGCCGAGTGCGTGGCGGGCGGACGCCGCCCAGTCGTCCCGGGTGGCGTCGACCGCCGCGTCCGCCCCCAGCTCTCTCACCAGGGCGAGCTTCTCCTCGCCCCGGGCCACCGCGATCACCCGCGCGCCCCGGGCTTGCGTCGGCTGGACGAGCAGGGTGCCCATGCCGCCGGAGGCGCCCAGGGCGAGGACACGGTCGGTCTCGCCGAGGGCCGTCAGCCCGAGCAGACCGAGTGCCGTGACACCGTCGTGGACCAGCGCCGCCGCGGGCAGGAGATCCAGCGGGTCGGGGACCGCCGTCAGGGCCGACACCGGGGCCACGGCCCGTTCGGCGCAGCTGCCCGTCACGAAGGAGGAGACCCGCCGGCCCAGCCACTCCGCCGGGACGCCCGCGCCGACGACCCGCACGACACCGGACACCCCGCCGCCTGGGACGTAGGGAGGCGTGACCGGGAAGTGGTCGCGGCCCCGTCCCGCCCGTATCTGCGTCTCCACGAAGATCGTGTCCACGTAGGCCACGTCGATCACCACCTCGCCCGGCCCGGGAACCGGATCGGGATGCTCTGCCGGGATCAGGACCTCGGGACCGCCGAACTCCTTGAGCTGCACCGCACGCATCCGAACGCTCCTCGACAGCGGTAGGCGTAGGGGGATGTCGCCGACAGTCTTCGACCTGAAGTCCGGTCGAGATCAAGAGCGGCCCGGTGCGACGCGCCCGGGGCAGGGTACCCGCGAGGGAGGCCCGTCGGTGAGACCTCGCGCCGGGGCGCCCGCGTCCGACCGGGCGGATTTCGGCGTGGCGTAGCGCACTTTTGCAAGCGGGTGCTTGCAATTGTTAGCGGAGGTGCGGCAAGGTGGAGCCATGGCATCGCTCAACGTCGGCAATCTCGGTGAGTATCTGCGTGAACAGCGGCGCACCGCGCAGCTGTCACTGCGGCAGCTCGCCGACGCCGCCGGGGTGTCCAATCCGTATCTGAGCCAGATCGAGCGCGGGCTGCGCAAGCCGAGCGCGGAGGTGCTGCAGCAGGTCGCCAAGGCGCTGCGGATCTCCGCCGAGACGCTGTACGTGCGGGCCGGCATCCTCGACGCCGAGCGGGACCGGGACGAGGTGGAGACACGTGCCGTCATCCTCGCCGATCCCACGCTGAACGAGCGGCAGAAGCAGGTACTGCTCCAGATCTACGAGTCCTTCCGCAAGGAGAACGGATTCGAGATCGCGCCGGACACGGTCCAGGGCACGGCCCAGGACCTGAGCCCGGGTGTGGTCCAGGAGACGGTGCAGGACCCGGCGCAGAACATATCGGACACCCGGCCATCGCCGGACACCGCTGTCCGCAGCCCCCGCACGGCCGACGGCAGCGATGCCGATCCGCAGCAGACCGCCGGTTGACCCCGTACCGGCGACGGCAGTGCCGCCGCCACCGGTACGGACCGGCGGCTCCGCGGCGGAGCACCCAAAACCCTCAGCTGAAAGCGACTCCGGGAGGATCACCGCCATGGCCATCACCGACGACATCCGCAAGGCCGCCACGGACCCGACCCCGCTGTACTTCCTGGCCGGCACCGCCGACCTGGCCGTCCAGCAGGCCAAGAAGGTCCCCGGCCTCGTGGAGCAGATCCGCACCGAGGCACCGGCGCGCATCGAGACCGTGAAGAACATGGACGCGAACACCGTCCAGGAGAAGGCCGCCTCCCGCGCCAAGGAGGCGCAGGAGACCATCCAGACCCGGGTCACGGACTTCATCAGCGGCCTCGACA
This region includes:
- a CDS encoding phosphotransferase family protein, producing the protein MSGPPGPLALEEASDTAFRDFVRYAKAFGSFGRGHHNLNYMVRPLTERDSRLVACDDGAPVTVRERIPSALPVVIRTWQDEAEILNTIWDVLPHVPRCLVKHRDLTILSYVEGMPLSRICPNGNPLDSGLIVALADLLADLTRVRRQHLPPLPPSWPHSNRDSSAFLRVLAFAAEEQIRQRNWAEFGGLFAMLGIPEDALVRFADRVPALISRPFSLLHTDLHRDNVIVSYDGDPPLICVDWELATYGDPLHDLATHLVRMRYPEYQWPEVIEAWREAMGRRRPAAAHGLDRDLRHYVAFERAQSVYPDVIRAAMSLGVSVSQQELDAATAAVHRALLAAEGPLRLASVPDESAIERILFRWNESRGGRHKNHRPRSRIAWTPDPRLTSPTRTLTAAEVSEALFEEGAASADRVFKGTAHLNTAVRVSGVDFPVMVRRKIGTSDARERRFLNEHAVLGAIDRSHVPVRAPRVLALGMSGLSEQFTVHSYEGPVDPFRPPDHPTDGLRPFEADDLVDQLHALTFVDCDELDAGAQGLDFYRGLRDELVRMVNQLPKPTRDLTRELGLPDGYRLGEIFDRHKLEKRRPVLLHGDLNPWNLVRGERGGLVLIDWEMAVVGDPLYDLVRHMHLTPTRPEIRERLFARWARLLPEKCTTGWQEDWRVYRWMEVVRSAYVDLDRLVTGDSLDAPNVRRAVDSYAMTLAEATAVLGLPGKLTANPYLARALPHRHHGVRRTAGVSADF
- a CDS encoding GntR family transcriptional regulator codes for the protein MDEGQSTEGGGKEFWRVLEELRARLANGAYPLGSSLPAQRTLADELGVSRDTVQRALRALAGEGWIESRQGSGSRVVKSPTQLGTQQQEVPRVRATLGTFVARAFAQPVVQLDVFTLTSESLDAHIRLQAERVRLGEVRPERIELRMLLPDTSLTLPYPRAKQLVSEGEARPDDGAGSEPGHGHGQVAQLNGTLHDRLNDITRRHSISLRSALRDLKTEKLVPSVQVEVRYVPLTPAFKLYLRPGVEALFGPYEVVERSILMDDETEVDAIDVLGLGSTLTRHVNDEGDPDSSGSVFVESMRAWFDSCWNLLARPS
- a CDS encoding helix-turn-helix domain-containing protein, with product MASLNVGNLGEYLREQRRTAQLSLRQLADAAGVSNPYLSQIERGLRKPSAEVLQQVAKALRISAETLYVRAGILDAERDRDEVETRAVILADPTLNERQKQVLLQIYESFRKENGFEIAPDTVQGTAQDLSPGVVQETVQDPAQNISDTRPSPDTAVRSPRTADGSDADPQQTAG
- a CDS encoding zinc-binding dehydrogenase, coding for MRAVQLKEFGGPEVLIPAEHPDPVPGPGEVVIDVAYVDTIFVETQIRAGRGRDHFPVTPPYVPGGGVSGVVRVVGAGVPAEWLGRRVSSFVTGSCAERAVAPVSALTAVPDPLDLLPAAALVHDGVTALGLLGLTALGETDRVLALGASGGMGTLLVQPTQARGARVIAVARGEEKLALVRELGADAAVDATRDDWAASARHALGGRSRGRTSCWTGWAVPWAPPPSPSRPTVAASPRTERRREVSHPLDTEDAARRAIGLFGIADVQFDPADLNRLTSEAHTTAATGRLRPVIGGVFPLARAAEAHAAIEGRGLVGKVMLRV